The Macadamia integrifolia cultivar HAES 741 unplaced genomic scaffold, SCU_Mint_v3 scaffold2925, whole genome shotgun sequence region ACCACTGAACTGAATAGATAATGCTTCCTCAAACAAGCCAGGTACATAGCGAGCACTGCTGTTACTGAAGCTACATCCGTATAATACAGAAATGTGAAGAACCAGTGGACGGGATACAATGCTATGACAACTGTATATAAAGTTGCCTTTCTTTTATCAAGGCCTGGTCTCAAGTGAGTGAGTATCTCATAAACAAGAATGCTGCAAATAACTGCCAAGACACCATTCATAGAGCGAAGCACTGCAGTTGAACACACATAAGAAAATGATGAAGCTGGTTGCACACACCACATGCCTGGAAACAAAGAAGCAACATGGGCAAGTGAAAGATAGTACCTGCAGTAGGATTAGAATACACAAATCAATTTCCCACATtaccttttcttcttattattattatatataagaGAAGGGATACTTGGTGAAACATTAAGCTTCGAACTGATGTTAGCAATTTTGATTCCTTTGCATTGTAAAATAGGAACAGAAATAAATACGTTCTACTCATAGATACCTTAAGTATGCAATAAGCCAATAACAAGTTGCTATTAAAAGAAGAATGATGGAGGAGTACAAGGAACTTTTCTCTCCTTGCTTTATGTTGTAATATGATCATTTGCGTATTGAGGCCTTTACCAATGCGGATTAAGCTGGTTCTCCAAATGATAGGAGTTCTACCTTTGGGTATTGTACTCTTCCTAGTGGCAATCTTGTCACTTGGAGAAGCAAGAAACAGGCTATGGTTGCTTGATCCAGTGTAAAGGCTTAATTTCGGGCTATGGTTCATGGTATTTGTGAATTCCTTAGGCTCCAGAGCCTCCTTCAGGATCTTGGTGTTCCGGTTCAACTTCCAATGCAACTATACTGTGACAGAAAATCAGCCATCAACATTGCTCACAATCCAGTTCAACATGATCGGACGAAGCATCTAGAGATCCTTCGTCACtttatcaagaagaagatgaacaagGGATTGTTTATATTCTATTTGTTAAATCTGAGGTGCAGTTAGCGGATGTATTTACTAAGGGTCTTAGTAGTAAACTTTTTCATCCAATTATTCGTAAGTCGGGCATGTGTGAGACATCTGTGTACCAACTTGAGGGAGAGTTTTGTAATATGGGTACAAGGGTTAATTACTTCTTAAGGGTATTAAGGGTGTTCTTGTACTTGTACCTATTCTAAAACATTCTCCtgtctattataaataaagtgggGCTACTGTCATATTGACACAAGCCATTATAATTCCATCACTTTAATTATCTCATAAGCAGTATTAGTTATTATAAATTCTGGTAAAGTGGCTTGCAGTACTTAATAGACAAACAATTATTAGAGGATTATTTATACTTCTATAATTCCATTTGTTATAATTTTATTGGTCCTTTAGAGCTAACCTACATATAAGAGGCCCTGCATGCAAGGAAGCCAAACACtttcgtgtttttttttttttggtcaattgAAAGAAGTATTTACTATGAGTTGGGTGCTGGAAAGCCCCACAACCACAGCCACAACcccaacaacaacagcaacaaagaCTGTCAGAACATTTATAACACCAGCAATTGCAAACATCACATTTCCCTTTGAATATTTTATGCACCATCTTGGCACTACACAGCCAAGctggacccttttttttttttttttgcctcctGGCAGCTGCATTGTCACTCAAATTTTGGGTCCACGTGGCCCTGATCACTCTATTCATTTCGTGAGTATCAGCCCAAACAAAGTTCACCACatggaaaataaatatttttgaaaaggtTGGACAGTTGATAATACAAGGGGAGCCAATACATGGTggacaaaaaaaatttggcaCGTGACTAAACCATCCAACAGTTGGAATGACCAGTGCACCAGATGGATTGACCATGCACCAATATTTTAGTTATCAAATTACCATAAGAAGACATACCCCGTGCACGAGGCTCACACCACtacggggtctggggagggtcattaTGTACACatccatattttatttaattgatatgacaaaattaaataataataataaaaagagttGAACTTTACTGACGGCCAAAAATAATGATATATAGTTTGTCGTACCAAGAATAAAGTGTTTTTAATAGTTAGCTATTTTTCTGTCAATTACTCACGCCAATAGGGAAACTAACCCCCTTAAGATCATTATAGAAGATAGAACCAGTAGAACAGGTAGATAATGGCCATAAGAAAAGCCATGGTTGATCCTAAAAGGAAACGATGGCAGTAATGTAACTCTTATAACTTAATTTCCCTTACtaaaaggtaaattttttgtTGTCCAAGATTGCATCACCAAAACATGCAATGGTATTGAGATCTCACaccaatccaaaaaaaaaaaaaaaaaaaaagaaggtaacgGAGAACTCACAGGCCAGGGGGAGTAGTAATCATGGGATCCCAGCTTTTGAAATTGCCTTTACAATATTGTTGAGCCTGAGGTATATGGAAGATCTCATCCTGCAGAAAAAATGCGCATCTGTTAACATAATGGAGGGGAAAATTTCAAGCCAATTGAgatcaaatttgagaaaacaaaTAACAAAAGGGATCACCATGTATGGCTCCGGAACAAGGCGATTGACCATTATCATTATGGGAATAACCCATGAGCTCACCATCGCTACTACAGCCATCCTACCCATCTTTTTACAACTACCACTCCCTGCAATAATTGTCCAAATgttcaggggaaaaaaaaaaaccttaagtacaacaataggagagaaaaatatCCAACACTTTATTTCCCCCCTCTCTTCATTATCTTTGGGGTTTAAGCATTTTTCGGATGGGGAGAATCTAAAAAAAGCAGGAATTTCCCTTTCAAATCTGTCTTCACACTTAGGAAAGGTTAATGCATCCTTAATCAGAGATTCAGAGGGTTCACATAATCTAGGGCTATGAGCTTGGATTTTCTGAGTGCAACAATCTTATTTGGATGCACAATCCTGGGAATAGGACCTTCAGAAGACCTCAGTGGTTAGAGTTGGAGCATAAGACCATTAAactacagagagagagagaaagagagagagaataagatgCCGCTGACCACGAATCCTTGGTCAGAGTCAGAGCCTCCTATTCTCCAACAGCAACATAGGTCAGAATTCGAGAGCTTCTTTCCTTCCAAGGTAGAATTGAGATGAAGACTTAAAACATCAAAGAGAATTAAGATGGCAAGGGTACAAAACTTACCTCCCTGTGTGTTGTGACcaattgatacggccaaattgattgcccagtagggtaagaacacatGGTATCTAAGGAAATGACACATGTCGCTCACCTGATAGAGGTTGCAAGGAGTCTGACcgcgtcaaccgcgtgaagagaaaaTTCCCCACGAAGGAGATAAGACGTATCCAGGTAGGACTTGAAGAGGAAAAGAGGCGGACccgaggactcctccaaggaaaaaagaaaccctaaaccctaaggactataagagagggcccgagaggaggaGAAAAGGTAAGCagaaaaacccacaccattacccttgtgaaaagctatgcggccgatctctaacttgggcgtcggaggactaaccctagataaacatccgggcctctgccttctgtgttggtgcaggatcagctcatacggattttcggcagcaacagattggcgccatcTGTGGGaatgacagtaatggtggggagaacctacaatcataGGAACACTAAAGCAGCGTCAAATataaacatgggggaggaggaaccttcaggagggctccctccctcgacggaaatcagaggaagaaggggaaacGATGATTGGGAAGGTTCCACGAGGGACCAACATTCGGCCGGATATTCGGTGCgtggagatagtaatcctccaccccctcctggaGCGCAAGAATATGTGACAAAggagcaattcgaagccctccaggagaaatatgaccaaatggccgaggcaatgaaagaggtctccaaagctgtctctcagaagaccggcggagcactgcaaggcccccatatccggcccgagagagctcgagacgaggGCCGGAGCAGTACAAgatcgataaggtccggtcataatcctcgaaaccgagcaatgagggaaagtcccgcacccaggggaaggTCGCGGCCTGTCGCCAGGGCCAGACATGGGGAACCACACCAAGAAGACAAATAGAGACACGAGGGctcggggttgaagcagattATCCTGGACCTAAAAGATGAGATcaggaaggtggcagaaaaccagacgggaGCTCGcaagccagacctcactaatgacatggctctggctgatgaggtcatgagggacccgctcccgatcggctttcgcctgccaaagtatgacacctacgacgggtctggggaccccgtcgatcatctggaaggcttcaaggtcgctatgcagttccatcgagtctaggaaaacatcatgtgtcgcgccctgacattgacgttcagaggagcggcaaggctattgTACAACCGtttgccgacgaagtcgatccacagcttcaacgatttaagttacttcttcgtgaagggattctccagtagccaaccccttcagaagaccatgttgaacttgaccaacgtcaaacaacatgaaggagaatcactgcgaaactacataaaacgcttccaacaagagaagatcacgatcagaggtctggacccgaaagaagagttcacagccctgctgggaggggtcaaggataaggagctgaaaaggtctttgacGAAGCATACACTgaggaacctggccgagttgagagctcggtgcgataagtacatccagatggaagaaacccttcaagccgatgaagaagctgaagggaagacaggaaggaaaaggatctcaaggggcgacgacaaaccttccgaagaaagcaaaagacgaaagtccgagcgtagtcgggcacccagtccaccaaggaagttcgagaaatatGCGCCCCTGAACCGGAAACGGACGGATgtgctgatgcagataaaggactctccggatgccagagccatgaagtggccagggaagatgggacgacaccccgagagacgtaATATGGACAATTATTGCCACTTCCATagggaccacggccacgacaccgaagattgttggcacctcaagggggaaatagaaggaatgataagaagaggatatctaggccgattcgtggaccgcgaaaaggaggatgcccaataCGGTAATGACCGCAGGGACAACCGTCGTAGAGATGGCAAaggccgctatgaaagaagggggccagcccgcAAAGGCAATCAGGAATGGCAAAGGGACCGGACACCCGAGGGAGCTGACCATCACCTCCGGGACGAGAATAAAAGTCCAACTAGGGTTATAAcgacaatctgtggaggcctagccactggagaaagttcagtctcggccaggaaagcaaaagcctatgcgagaagcgtacatgtggctgaatggtcgaataagaaggcgaggacggggacagttatttccttctcagacgacgatatagaaggggtgcacactccgcacgacgatgccctggtagtcaccatgaccatagcctattgcagagtgaagaggatcttggtggataacggcagttcagctgatatcctgttccttgaagctttccagaagatgggcctggacgagggaaagcTGAAGAAAGTTGAACACCCGTTGCAAGGATTCTCCAGcgtcccagtaaaagtggagggatcgattgagttgccggaAAAAGCCGGCACCGaagatcgccaagtaacagttatgatcaacttcctggtagtaggcattacttcgGCATACAATACCATATtagggagagttggtttaaacctGGTAAAGGCTATTGTCTCCACaccacatctcaagatgaaattcccaaccgaccgaaggtcaccacctaggttgggagttcaggcagaggccgagcgggcctgaccgaaggtcctttcctcggttgggggctcaggccaagcctgagcagacctgaccgaaggtccttacctcggtcgggggcacCGGCCAAATCCTACTTGTTCAGGATCCCTTAAAAGTCCACGGCCCTCGGACGTGGGAAACCTCTCGGATAagccgatggagcagaaccaagcctcgtactAGAGTAGAGGCGTATTAATCCTTGGGCCGCCGAGGGGTTCggccttcttgcacctacctacGGGCTAAAGATCCCTTATCAGAAAGAATCCAAAAAAGCAAAAGGCAAAGGTATCCGAAGAAACGGAGATATTCATTCATTGAAAAGGCctgaaggccgagattacatgaaaaggcatgaaggccgagattacataaAAAGGGCCGAAGGCtcacatcacaaaaaaaaaaaaaaaaaaaaaaagagaaagcccgaaggctgaggTAAGATGTAGGGTGGCTTCAGGGGGCGTCCATCAGGTTCACGGCCTCGTCGTCGGCATGGTGGAGGGTCTCCTGATCGGAGCCATCATGACCAGAAGTCAGAGGCACCTCACGTTGCAgttgaacctcaccttcctcgctaCAGCCTTCGCCATCGGCGttggcaacctcggtggctgttagggctgcctcaacacactcctcttcgaagatgagcccgCTGTCCTCTAAAGAAACCTCTGGATAATGCTCGAGGACCCAGCCTCGGACCTCAGTAGCACCTATTATGAACCTGGGGGCGATGGCACGCTTGACCTCCTCCCGAAAGCCCTCAGAGGCCCTATACTTCTCggcccctcgggcctcggccACCTAAACCCTTGCCGTTATCTGCGCCTTCAGCTCCGTAAGCTTCCGATCGCATTCCTGGTGAGTACGAAGAAGGTCcgcttccaggtgctccaccttctcgaggagaacCGAATGCTCATTCTCCAGGACTGACTTCTCGGGTTCGGAAACCTCGAGATCTCGGGCCATGGCTTCGGCCCGGATCGCTAGCTGACccacttggttttgggcctacatAAGACATCGATGGTCAGTATGTTGCAATGATAATAAATTAAGGTATAGaagaccgaagcttacccccgccatgaagatgcaggcgCTAGTTATCATGGCCGTCGTCCCTTGTCGTTGTGCTTTGGCGGCATCTCGAGGGAGACTGCCCTTCAGTACCAGCTCAAGAGCGACACGCTCGACAGACAGAGTGTTGTCTTCTTTAACCGATCACCGAGGGTCGAAGCCAACCTCGACCCTCACATTCCCAGccctcgggcttctgaagtcTCCCACGGGGGAAGAGTCTCGGGCAGACAAGCTATGGCCCGAAGCAGCGAGGGCCTGGACCACTTTGGTACTGGGTCCTTCGGCCCTGGACCTTTTCTTTGGTGGGGGAGCTTCGGAGGAGGCaggccccttcttcttctctttcctcttcagcctctgctgctgctgcgcATCCCGtgccctggcctcccttatcTGGACTTGCCTCTCCGCAGCTgcagccctagcctcggccctggagatttgcactgcatgaagaCGAAGGGAGTTAGTATAAAATACAAGTACCCGAGGCAAGTAAACTTAGGCTGGCCTAAGACTCACCCgagctaagcccgaatctgaacaaaAGGGCGTCGAACTTAAGGCTGTCGGACTCAACTGGAGGGCAGGTATCTTGACACCTCGCCATCACCATTGACTCCTCGTCTGTCCCAAgaagggcaggggcggagttcaccgtCCTCAGATCggggatatcccagacggtgccgaagggcaccccctcggatgacctcacgaagaagaatttctctttcCACCCATGGATTGACATTGGGTAACCGTTTAGCAGCCGAAGGTCTTTCCGAGGActgaagtagtaccagcccgaaagccccttacagACCTGAAGGAGGAAGCAGTTGACGAagagagggaaggagagaggcctctggcacctagagaaaaggacgacgaagctAAGCATCTGCCGCCATCCGTTCGGCATCAGCTGGGTCGGACAAATCCCGTAGTGCCGAAACACCCGGGCGAAGAaaggatggaggggaagccgaaggccggccttaaACGCCTCCTTATATAAGCACAGCTCTTCGGAGTTCCGATAGCTAGCTCGGTCGGTCGGTTTCGGTagccggagctcgaaagcgtccgatatactgaaggaggcccttagctccccCAGCTCcagctcatccatggtggaaacgatgtggagagcctccacctcaAGGGGGTCCTgggtcctgggtctgggctcgagattcaagcaccctctccctgaacccctcactgtttgagccaccctcggacccagacggcGAGGCCGCCGACGATGAGTCGCGAGCAGAGGGCTAATCGGGGGaagagtccgaggacatcccttggACCCCCCTGGACTCCGATACCTACGGTTAGACAttgtcctctcggaggacgagGGACTGTACCTAGACgaacaagacatcgtacatACTTTTGGTGAAGATGAAGCGCTAAAGGAAAAGGAACACCTAGACTGAAGGAAGGCTCTCTGAGGGAAAAACAAGtgacccacaaatggacccccacactttataaatagaagaaaaatgatacgactgcccgagcattaatggcgccgTCACGTCACCAATTACCACCCCTCGAGATTTACGCcagagcagacctgaccaaaggtccttaccccggttaggagctcaggccaaggccgagcggacctgaccaaaggtctttacctcggttgggagctcaggaaaaatccgagcggacctaaccggaggtccttacctcggttgggagctcaggcaaaggccgagcggacctgaccgaaggtccttacctcggttgggagctctggctaaggccgagctaacctaaccgaaggtcacaacctcagtaGGGGGCTCCGGcaaaagccaaacggacctaaccgaaggtccttacctcgattggcagctcaggcaaaggccgatctgacctgactgaaggtcctttcCTCGATTGggtgctctggctaaggccaagcagacctgatcgaaggtcaccacctcggttgggatctctggctaaggccgagctgacctgatcggagggcacaacctcggtagggggctccgGCAAAAgtcgagcggacctaaccgtaggtccttaccttggttgggagctcaggcaaaggccgaactgacctgatcgaaggtcaccaccgcggttgggggctctagctaaggccgagcagacctgaccgaaggtcaccacctcggttgggagctttggctaaggccgagctgacctgaccgaaggtcacaacttCGGTAGGGGCTCCAACAAAAGCCAAGCGGAcataaccgaaggtccttacctcggttgggagctcaggcaaaggccgagctgacctgatcaaaggtcctttcctcggttgggtgctctggctaaggccgagcagacctgatcgaaggtcaccaccgcggttgggggctctggctaaggccgagctgacctgaccgaaggtcacaacctcggtaagGGGCTCCAAAAAaagccgagtagacctgaccgaaggtcaccacctcgattgggagctctggctaaggccgagctgacctgacagAAGgtcaacctcggtagggggctcctgcaaaagccgagcggacctaaccgagtgtccttgcctcggttgggagctcaggcaaaggccagagcggacctgaccgaaggtccttacctcggttgggagctcaggcaaaggccgagcggacctgaccgaaggtcaccacctcggttgggagctctgaCTAAagctgagctgacctgaccgaaggtcacaacctcacttgggagctcaggcaaaggccgagcggacttgaccgaaggtccttacctcggttgggagctcaggcaaaggccgagcggacttgaccgaaggtcaccacctcgatggggagctcaggcaaaggccaagcggacctggccgaaggtcacaacctcggtggGGGGCTCCGGCaaaagccgagcagacctaaccgaaggtcaccacctcagttgggagctctggctaaggctaagctgacttgaccgaaggtcacaacctcggtagggggctccggcaaaggccgagcggacctgaccgaaggtccttaccttgattgggagttcaggcagaggccgagcggacctgaccgaaggtcactacctcggcTGGGGCTCATGCAAAGGCCAAGTTGGCTTG contains the following coding sequences:
- the LOC122067477 gene encoding dol-P-Glc:Glc(2)Man(9)GlcNAc(2)-PP-Dol alpha-1,2-glucosyltransferase-like; the encoded protein is MFIRGSGSCKKMGRMAVVAMVSSWVIPIMIMVNRLVPEPYMDEIFHIPQAQQYCKGNFKSWDPMITTPPGLYYLSLAHVASLFPGMWCVQPASSFSYVCSTAVLRSMNGVLAVICSILVYEILTHLRPGLDKRKATLYTVVIALYPVHWFFTFLYYTDVASVTAVLAMYLACLRKHYLFSSVLGALAIFIRQTNVIWMLFVACTGAINFLLAPNRKDIQLNDAGLSIRKSIQLTDNRSLPGDLKLRKRKISGAVNAASHSLTVMKTSSLTHSSGLIDEIYTIFLRLWHLKWEILLQFGPFLMVRKKLMPSPHILHR